A single genomic interval of Aureliella helgolandensis harbors:
- a CDS encoding DEAD/DEAH box helicase has protein sequence MPRVATPTPGMRVLCRDAEWLVTRVDPSDQSHQNYAVHCIGADDLVRGHEAIFLTQLDTIEPVDPRKTQLVQDQSSGYRMAKLFLEAQLRQMPATGVKPDLRGMGVFKPMQFQIQTVEWALQQLRPRLLLADAVGLGKTIQVGMVLSELMRRGRANRVLVLAKKSMLTQFQSELWNRFGFPLVRLDSAGIAKLRLRIPTNKNPFEVYQRVIISIDTLKNVGSYRHFLENTRWDCVVIDEAHNVAGASVPERHLAYRLARLLSRRTDSMLLTTATPHNGKRETFGRLISLLDPSAIPDPDFKEYNAEDIRGFFLMRFKEDVREDAGADLTDRMLVPIDQTTVAASEGEEKVYAILSELRAEAMKNKSEEAWKNNVLVQYGIYKQFLSSPESCRKTLQKRITAVQAKDPESPELPYLNRMDSQLGTLSIRDSSRYQLLKRQLEAIGWDGKENSPRVLVFTEYRETQDALAAALAKDFKIKYSPKFEQQPKQVLATINGSCPDIHLMKTVEAFGTGASDVRMLLATDVASEGVNLHHQCHNIIHYDLPWSIITLIQRNGRIDRFGQTESPVLRYLRVSTRDGMLKGDESIFERLIEKVEEINRSTRQGETVLKLYDPEAEERYIAEAGILQGNVDVLEKPSSEGEAESTELESVLSQANPAGQEDFLKFLLGETEDVPTADPAAGSSSEQHSRLRLYDDKKFLLDGYRYLAELHQDYAAIEENGKLMLLNAPKDLRRRLGAPNDRGDVVFGATAVPVESWPEDNQFRLTDDPDRVELAIKSARNTSGHWSRELLATDQQPILQWITERLLMLMKRGECPHITSRKLEEGELCFCFIGQISSRAGAPLVVDAHAISFRKGGGFEHRSLRDALDAAGFDSLINQGNTGDIKAIQGPLIEAAVESSLEHMRKLGRQHVNSLLPFLRRENRRLRNWKNRRQELLESRIDKLPPNHRKTKMYRKDLEEMDAYLRDREDNWQDTYFTASTEPSTQLVLVIEGVK, from the coding sequence ATGCCTAGAGTTGCAACTCCCACGCCAGGCATGCGGGTCCTTTGTCGTGATGCCGAATGGCTGGTTACTCGCGTCGACCCGTCCGATCAAAGTCACCAGAACTACGCCGTTCATTGCATTGGTGCGGATGATCTGGTTCGTGGCCACGAGGCAATCTTTCTGACTCAGTTGGACACGATTGAACCGGTTGATCCCCGAAAGACTCAATTGGTTCAGGACCAGTCCAGTGGTTATCGGATGGCGAAACTCTTCCTGGAGGCCCAGCTCCGGCAGATGCCCGCGACGGGCGTCAAGCCGGATTTGAGAGGCATGGGCGTCTTTAAGCCGATGCAGTTTCAAATCCAGACCGTGGAATGGGCTCTACAGCAACTTCGGCCTCGGCTATTGCTGGCCGATGCCGTCGGGCTTGGCAAGACGATTCAGGTCGGGATGGTGCTTTCGGAGTTGATGCGTCGTGGCCGGGCGAATCGCGTTTTGGTTCTCGCCAAGAAGTCGATGCTGACTCAGTTTCAGTCGGAACTCTGGAATCGCTTTGGATTTCCATTGGTGCGACTCGACTCTGCTGGAATCGCCAAACTGCGGCTGCGAATCCCGACCAACAAGAATCCGTTTGAAGTCTATCAACGTGTCATCATCAGTATCGACACGCTGAAGAACGTTGGCAGCTATCGACACTTTCTGGAAAACACACGTTGGGATTGTGTCGTCATCGATGAAGCCCATAACGTTGCTGGTGCCAGCGTTCCGGAACGGCACCTAGCGTACCGCCTGGCTCGATTGCTGTCACGTCGCACGGATTCGATGCTGCTGACTACCGCTACACCGCACAACGGGAAACGGGAAACATTTGGGCGGCTGATTTCATTGCTAGACCCGTCCGCGATCCCCGATCCGGATTTCAAGGAATACAACGCCGAAGACATCAGAGGCTTCTTCTTGATGCGATTCAAGGAGGATGTTCGAGAAGATGCAGGTGCCGATCTGACCGACCGCATGCTTGTGCCGATCGATCAGACGACCGTCGCTGCGTCCGAGGGCGAGGAGAAGGTCTACGCGATTCTGTCCGAATTGCGCGCCGAAGCGATGAAGAACAAGAGTGAAGAAGCCTGGAAGAACAACGTGCTGGTGCAATATGGCATCTACAAGCAGTTCCTCTCCAGCCCAGAATCATGTCGCAAGACGCTCCAGAAGCGAATTACCGCTGTTCAGGCCAAAGATCCAGAGAGCCCAGAACTTCCCTACCTCAACCGTATGGATTCGCAACTCGGCACGCTGAGTATCCGGGATTCGTCCAGGTATCAGCTTCTCAAACGACAGTTAGAAGCGATCGGTTGGGATGGCAAGGAAAACAGTCCCCGCGTACTAGTTTTTACGGAGTATCGCGAAACGCAAGATGCCCTGGCGGCGGCATTAGCCAAAGACTTCAAGATCAAATATTCGCCGAAGTTCGAGCAACAACCCAAACAGGTGCTGGCCACGATCAACGGCTCGTGCCCCGACATCCATCTGATGAAGACAGTTGAGGCATTTGGAACAGGTGCATCTGACGTCCGTATGCTGCTGGCAACGGATGTCGCTTCGGAAGGAGTCAATCTGCATCACCAGTGTCACAACATCATTCATTATGACTTGCCTTGGTCGATCATCACGCTGATTCAACGCAATGGTCGTATCGACCGCTTCGGGCAGACCGAGAGCCCGGTGCTGCGATATCTGCGAGTCAGCACGCGGGATGGAATGTTGAAGGGAGACGAGTCAATCTTCGAGCGACTGATCGAGAAGGTCGAGGAGATCAATCGTTCAACGCGCCAGGGTGAAACGGTCCTGAAACTGTACGACCCGGAAGCGGAAGAACGCTACATCGCCGAGGCGGGAATCCTGCAAGGCAATGTCGATGTGTTGGAGAAGCCTTCTTCGGAAGGTGAAGCGGAGTCGACCGAACTGGAATCTGTTTTGAGCCAAGCCAACCCAGCAGGACAAGAAGACTTTCTAAAATTCCTGCTGGGTGAAACCGAGGACGTTCCCACCGCGGATCCGGCAGCTGGTTCATCGAGTGAGCAGCATTCGCGACTGCGACTGTACGACGACAAGAAATTCCTGCTGGATGGCTATCGCTACTTGGCAGAACTCCATCAGGATTATGCGGCCATCGAAGAAAACGGAAAGTTGATGCTGCTCAACGCCCCCAAGGATCTGCGGCGTCGACTTGGTGCGCCCAATGACCGTGGTGATGTGGTTTTTGGGGCAACCGCTGTCCCCGTCGAATCCTGGCCCGAAGACAACCAGTTCCGCCTAACAGATGACCCGGATCGAGTGGAACTCGCAATCAAGTCCGCTCGAAACACCTCAGGCCATTGGTCCAGGGAACTACTCGCGACAGACCAACAACCGATTCTGCAGTGGATCACCGAGCGGCTGTTGATGTTGATGAAACGAGGCGAATGCCCTCACATCACGTCACGCAAGCTTGAGGAGGGTGAGCTCTGTTTCTGCTTTATCGGCCAAATCAGCTCCCGCGCCGGAGCTCCGTTGGTGGTGGATGCCCATGCGATTTCATTCCGTAAGGGGGGCGGGTTTGAGCACCGGTCGCTTCGCGATGCGTTGGACGCGGCCGGATTTGACAGCCTTATTAACCAAGGCAACACGGGCGACATCAAGGCAATCCAGGGGCCACTGATCGAAGCAGCCGTGGAATCCAGTCTCGAACATATGCGTAAACTTGGTAGGCAACACGTCAATAGCTTGTTGCCCTTCCTACGACGCGAGAATCGCAGGCTACGTAACTGGAAAAACCGCCGCCAGGAGTTGCTCGAATCTCGCATTGATAAACTGCCACCGAATCATCGCAAGACAAAGATGTATCGCAAAGACCTAGAAGAGATGGACGCCTATTTGCGGGACCGAGAAGACAACTGGCAAGATACCTACTTCACGGCATCGACGGAACCTTCGACGCAGTTGGTCCTGGTGATTGAAGGAGTCAAATGA